Proteins from a genomic interval of Desulfofustis limnaeus:
- a CDS encoding EscU/YscU/HrcU family type III secretion system export apparatus switch protein, with protein MALEKKQDAAVALLYDKKQADAPRVVATGKGLVAQKIIETAREAGVHIHEDPDLVELLAKIPLGQEIPVELYQTIAEVLAFVYRINENFKQKVQTG; from the coding sequence ATGGCGCTTGAGAAAAAACAGGATGCCGCAGTAGCGCTGCTCTACGATAAGAAACAGGCCGACGCACCGCGGGTGGTCGCCACCGGCAAGGGATTGGTGGCCCAGAAGATAATCGAGACAGCTCGCGAGGCCGGGGTGCATATCCACGAGGATCCGGATCTGGTCGAGTTGCTGGCCAAGATTCCGCTCGGCCAGGAGATCCCCGTGGAGCTTTACCAGACCATTGCCGAGGTGCTGGCCTTTGTCTATCGGATCAATGAGAACTTTAAACAGAAAGTCCAAACCGGTTAG
- a CDS encoding DUF3300 domain-containing protein, translating to MKNSPLFLLGTLMIFLTLAMARPVSAQLEPDEELPPPFTEEELAQLLAPIALYPDPLLSQILMASTYPIEIVEAQRWIADNPGLSGEELDAHLVELDWAPSVKALCHFPLILTMMSERLEQTADLGNAFLFQEDEVMDVVQELRAQAHEAGNLADSSEQQVIVEEETIIIEPANPRVIYVPLYNPSFVYGRWRYPDYPPYYWVPGDMRVGSGISYWPGHQFHFVFGSWSLFDWPRRTLYVDPFSRPGFVRHDRWWRERDGWYHDPRYRRGSPFYRRPHLDSERRPYYRRDRFPDPKPTIVPPPRRPEPVPAYPPIRRHQSPPDYQENQQEWRRSVIIPQPQPPVVQPPRPRPETVPVRPSVRRHQAPPDYQENQQEWRRTVIIPQPQPTVVPPPQPPVVVQPPMAQPPRPLPRGAVREQVVEPPSERERLRIDWQRFNNKERIPPARR from the coding sequence ATGAAAAACAGTCCCTTGTTCCTGCTTGGCACGCTGATGATCTTTCTGACGCTGGCCATGGCTCGTCCGGTTTCGGCCCAGCTCGAGCCGGACGAAGAGCTGCCGCCTCCCTTCACGGAGGAAGAGCTGGCCCAACTGCTCGCCCCCATCGCCCTCTATCCCGATCCCCTGCTCTCGCAGATCCTGATGGCATCAACCTATCCCATCGAGATCGTCGAGGCCCAGCGGTGGATCGCCGACAATCCGGGGCTGAGCGGCGAAGAACTCGATGCTCACCTGGTGGAACTGGACTGGGCCCCGAGCGTCAAGGCCCTGTGCCACTTTCCGTTGATCCTGACCATGATGAGTGAGCGTCTCGAGCAGACGGCCGATCTGGGCAACGCCTTTCTCTTCCAGGAAGACGAGGTGATGGATGTGGTCCAGGAGTTGCGGGCCCAGGCCCACGAGGCGGGCAACCTAGCCGATTCCAGTGAGCAGCAGGTCATCGTCGAGGAAGAAACGATCATCATCGAACCGGCGAACCCGCGGGTCATCTACGTGCCGCTCTACAATCCCTCCTTCGTTTACGGCCGCTGGCGCTACCCCGATTATCCGCCCTATTACTGGGTCCCCGGGGACATGAGGGTGGGCAGTGGCATCAGCTACTGGCCCGGCCACCAGTTTCATTTCGTCTTCGGTTCCTGGAGCCTGTTCGACTGGCCGCGCCGCACCCTGTACGTCGACCCGTTCAGCCGGCCGGGTTTTGTCAGGCACGACCGCTGGTGGCGGGAACGCGATGGTTGGTATCACGATCCGCGCTATCGCCGCGGCTCCCCCTTCTATCGCCGGCCACACCTGGACTCGGAGAGACGTCCGTACTACCGGCGTGATCGATTTCCGGACCCAAAACCCACGATCGTCCCGCCGCCGCGCCGGCCCGAACCGGTACCCGCGTACCCGCCCATCCGACGCCATCAGTCGCCTCCTGACTACCAGGAAAACCAGCAGGAATGGCGGCGCTCCGTCATCATTCCCCAACCGCAGCCGCCGGTGGTTCAACCGCCCCGACCTCGGCCAGAAACGGTGCCCGTACGCCCGTCCGTCCGGCGCCACCAGGCGCCCCCTGACTACCAGGAAAACCAGCAGGAATGGCGGCGCACTGTCATCATCCCGCAACCTCAACCGACGGTGGTTCCGCCGCCGCAACCGCCGGTGGTGGTGCAACCGCCGATGGCACAACCACCCCGACCGCTGCCGCGCGGGGCGGTACGTGAGCAGGTGGTGGAACCACCAAGCGAGCGGGAACGGTTGCGGATCGACTGGCAGCGGTTCAACAACAAGGAACGCATCCCGCCCGCCAGGCGCTAG
- the ltrA gene encoding group II intron reverse transcriptase/maturase yields MKADDLRQADTVKGLSGRNSERTLTGAEMSPSAGKQTKAELRQQGELMEAACERSNMLLAYQRVMENKGSAGVDGIGIAEFKDHLKRHWPTIRAKLLAGAYTPSPVRRVDIPKPQGGVRTLGIPTLTDRLIQQALHQVLSPLFEPDFSESNYGFRPGRNAHQAVKAARQYVAEGRRFVVDMDLEKFFDRVNHDLLMGRVMKKVNDRRVACLIRRYLECGILTNGVVLPRTEGTPQGGPLSPLLSNILLTDLDRELERRGHAFCRYADDCNIYVKSRRSGERVMGSITRFLGEVLQLTVNEGKSAVARPWERKFLGYSMTWHKQPKLRIAPASRQRLADRIREVLKGACGRNLKKTISELSPILRGWMAYFRLTEVKGVLEELDGWIRRKLRCILWRQWKRRFTRARNLMKAGLTKERAWRSVSNQRGPWWNSGASHMNHAFRKAYFDRLGLVSLLDTMRRLQCIQ; encoded by the coding sequence ATGAAGGCAGATGATCTGCGGCAAGCAGATACCGTCAAAGGGTTATCGGGGCGGAACTCCGAGAGGACTTTGACTGGTGCCGAGATGTCCCCGTCGGCCGGCAAGCAGACGAAAGCGGAGTTGAGGCAGCAGGGTGAGCTCATGGAAGCTGCGTGTGAACGCAGCAATATGCTGCTCGCCTATCAGCGGGTGATGGAGAACAAAGGCAGTGCTGGTGTAGACGGAATAGGCATAGCCGAGTTCAAGGATCACCTTAAACGACACTGGCCGACGATCAGGGCCAAACTGCTGGCTGGGGCCTACACGCCCTCGCCAGTGCGCCGAGTGGACATTCCGAAGCCGCAGGGCGGAGTGAGGACACTTGGTATTCCAACGCTGACGGATCGTTTGATCCAGCAAGCGTTGCATCAGGTATTGTCACCATTATTCGAGCCGGACTTTTCTGAGTCGAACTATGGTTTTCGGCCAGGGCGGAATGCCCATCAGGCTGTAAAGGCGGCCAGACAGTATGTAGCTGAAGGTCGCAGATTTGTGGTGGATATGGATCTGGAGAAGTTCTTTGACCGGGTCAACCACGATCTTCTGATGGGGCGAGTTATGAAGAAGGTGAATGACAGGCGCGTGGCGTGTCTGATTCGCCGGTATCTTGAGTGCGGGATACTGACAAACGGTGTGGTGTTGCCTCGAACTGAGGGGACGCCGCAGGGCGGCCCTTTGAGTCCGCTGCTCTCCAACATCCTGCTCACGGATCTCGACCGGGAACTTGAACGAAGAGGACATGCCTTCTGCCGTTATGCTGATGACTGTAATATCTATGTCAAAAGCCGACGGTCAGGTGAACGGGTAATGGGGTCGATAACCCGTTTTCTGGGTGAAGTGCTGCAACTGACGGTCAATGAAGGCAAAAGCGCGGTGGCGCGTCCGTGGGAGCGGAAGTTTCTTGGCTACAGCATGACGTGGCACAAGCAACCCAAACTGCGGATCGCCCCTGCGAGTCGCCAACGACTGGCAGACAGAATCCGGGAAGTGCTGAAAGGCGCTTGCGGTCGTAACCTGAAGAAGACAATCAGTGAACTTTCGCCAATCCTTCGCGGCTGGATGGCCTATTTCAGGCTCACCGAAGTAAAAGGAGTGTTGGAAGAGCTTGACGGTTGGATCAGGCGTAAACTGCGCTGCATTCTTTGGCGCCAATGGAAACGTCGCTTCACGCGCGCACGCAATCTGATGAAGGCAGGGCTGACGAAGGAACGCGCCTGGCGCTCAGTGAGCAACCAGCGTGGTCCATGGTGGAACAGTGGTGCAAGCCACATGAACCACGCGTTTCGGAAAGCCTATTTTGATCGATTAGGGTTAGTGTCTTTGCTTGATACAATGCGAAGACTCCAGTGTATTCAATGA
- a CDS encoding HNH endonuclease signature motif containing protein, translating to MSKLNTLQKSRNSAFLKQAGRCFYCNFPMWLDHKDDFAKVHKLSSREADRFRCTAEHLLARSESGKDTKDNIVAACLYCNQNRHRRKNPPTPNRYKEFITRRIKKGKWIPSQLRSRISL from the coding sequence ATGTCCAAACTGAATACACTGCAAAAATCCCGTAATTCCGCTTTCTTGAAGCAAGCTGGTCGATGTTTCTACTGTAATTTTCCAATGTGGCTCGATCACAAAGATGATTTTGCCAAGGTACACAAGCTCTCTTCACGTGAAGCTGATCGGTTCCGATGTACTGCAGAGCATCTGCTTGCACGATCTGAAAGCGGGAAAGATACGAAAGACAACATCGTTGCTGCGTGCTTGTATTGCAACCAGAACCGGCATCGAAGGAAAAATCCTCCAACTCCAAACAGATATAAGGAGTTCATTACAAGAAGGATTAAGAAAGGAAAATGGATCCCTTCTCAGTTGAGAAGCAGGATATCGTTATAA
- a CDS encoding DHCW motif cupin fold protein, with product MNDKNIPFQTIDWSLVPKTEHKGTHGVAYWQTLQFDGLRIRIVEYSPGYLADHWCQKGHIVHCLEGEVVNEQEDGARSILVPGMSYVVSDDLSSHRSTTKTGVKLLIIDGDFLRLKA from the coding sequence ATGAACGATAAGAATATCCCGTTTCAAACGATCGATTGGTCGCTGGTTCCAAAAACCGAGCATAAGGGCACACACGGGGTCGCGTATTGGCAGACCCTTCAGTTTGACGGGTTGCGCATACGCATCGTTGAGTATTCTCCCGGTTATCTGGCCGATCACTGGTGCCAGAAAGGGCACATCGTGCATTGTCTGGAAGGGGAAGTCGTCAATGAACAGGAAGACGGTGCGCGCTCAATCTTGGTGCCGGGCATGTCGTACGTGGTCTCTGATGATCTGAGTTCGCATCGTTCAACGACCAAGACCGGGGTGAAACTGTTGATCATCGACGGAGATTTTTTACGGCTCAAGGCCTGA
- a CDS encoding sensor domain-containing diguanylate cyclase, whose translation MLKFDETTYTRIIDSLHDGLYFVAVDRTITYWNKAAERITGYAAEEVVGRSCADNILCHVDREGCTLCLGRCPLADTIEDCVEREAEVFLHHKRGQRIPVLVRVCPLRDAQGKVIGGIEMFTDLTSIEANNQRIKELERLALLDGLTQLANRVYLEREINARLHEYDRFALPFGILFMDLDHFKRFNDSYGHDVGDTVLQAVAQTLMANSRPFDLYGRWGGEEFVGVIRTVTAADLEQLAERMRLLVQQNFLVHGSEKLQVTMSVGGTSVCPGDTLESIIKRADKLLYTSKQGGRNRVTLG comes from the coding sequence ATGCTGAAATTTGACGAGACCACCTATACGCGCATTATCGACAGTCTCCACGACGGCCTCTACTTCGTTGCCGTCGACAGGACCATAACCTATTGGAACAAGGCGGCGGAGAGGATTACCGGTTATGCCGCCGAAGAGGTGGTGGGCCGCAGCTGCGCCGACAATATCCTCTGCCACGTGGATCGGGAAGGATGCACACTCTGCCTGGGTCGGTGTCCGCTGGCCGATACCATCGAAGATTGCGTCGAACGGGAGGCTGAAGTATTCCTGCACCACAAAAGAGGCCAGAGAATTCCGGTCCTGGTCCGCGTCTGCCCGCTCCGGGACGCCCAGGGAAAGGTGATCGGCGGCATCGAGATGTTCACCGATCTGACCTCGATCGAGGCGAACAATCAGCGTATCAAAGAATTGGAGCGGCTTGCCCTGCTCGACGGTTTGACCCAACTGGCCAACCGGGTCTACCTGGAGCGGGAGATCAACGCCCGACTCCATGAGTACGACCGCTTTGCGCTCCCCTTCGGTATTCTCTTCATGGATCTGGACCATTTCAAACGGTTCAACGACTCCTATGGTCATGACGTGGGAGATACCGTCCTGCAGGCGGTCGCCCAGACCCTCATGGCCAACTCCCGTCCCTTCGATCTCTATGGGCGGTGGGGCGGCGAGGAGTTTGTTGGGGTCATACGCACGGTCACCGCGGCCGATCTGGAGCAGCTCGCCGAACGGATGCGGCTGCTGGTGCAACAAAACTTCCTGGTGCATGGCTCCGAGAAACTGCAGGTCACCATGTCCGTCGGCGGCACCTCGGTGTGTCCCGGCGACACCCTGGAATCGATAATCAAACGGGCCGACAAACTACTCTATACAAGCAAGCAGGGCGGCCGCAACCGAGTCACCCTTGGATGA
- a CDS encoding BrnT family toxin, translating into MKQQARFEWDHQKDLANQRKHGVSFALAQLAFLDTRRVILEDLEHSLEEQRFYCLGSVAGGILTVRFTWREKVIRIIGAGYWRRGKKIYEKENNIHG; encoded by the coding sequence ATGAAGCAGCAGGCACGTTTCGAATGGGATCACCAGAAGGATCTGGCCAATCAAAGGAAGCACGGGGTGTCGTTTGCGCTGGCGCAGCTTGCCTTTCTCGATACGCGCCGTGTCATCCTCGAAGATCTCGAGCACAGTCTCGAGGAACAGCGGTTCTATTGTCTGGGCAGTGTTGCCGGTGGGATCTTGACCGTACGGTTTACCTGGCGGGAAAAGGTTATTCGAATTATCGGGGCCGGGTACTGGCGCAGAGGGAAAAAGATTTATGAGAAAGAAAATAACATACACGGATGA
- the lon gene encoding endopeptidase La, translating into MTNQSDTKVFPLMPLRDIVIFPHMVAPLVVGRKQSILALEDAMEKRTEIFLVTQRKASDDEPGSDGIYEVGTLANVMQLLRLPDGTIKALIEGKRRARIISHLPHDRFMLVELRELPDELEVTPEVTAYERELRRYFEEFALINKKIAKEVVKSVQNIDDPRKLVHVICAHLPLKTEEKQRVLESESLKMRMEIILDILNREIELSELEKEINARVKTRMGKTQRNYYLSEKVKEIQNEMGQGEDGMDDIAELEEAVRKKKLPQIALSKVTKELKKLRNMPPMSAETTVVRNYIDCILSLPWKKKLRSVIDINKAEKILDEDHYGLKKPKERILEYLAVQAQVKKIKGPILCLVGPPGVGKTSICRSVARALNRKFVRLSLGGVRDEAEIRGHRRTYIGAMPGKIIQSMQRAEVSNPVFCLDEVDKMSMDFRGDPSSALLEVLDPEQNSAFNDHYLDIDYDLSEVFFITTANNLHGIPVPLQDRMEIIHLSGYTEEEKQKIAEGYLIPKQIEENGFRKGDISLTAGAILEIIRRYTKEAGVRDLERNISAICRKIARDRLKKGAKGKKYRLSAQTVGKYLGTPKYRFGLAEEQERIGLSTGLAWTEVGGDLLQIETTLMTGSGKLIITGKLGDVMQESAQAALSYVRSRAERLGLESDFYQKLDIHVHVPEGAIPKDGPSAGITIATSIVSALIKKPVKHHLAMTGEITLRGRVLPIGGLTEKLLAAKRGNITEVLVPRDNERNLNDVPLKIRKKLNITLVEHMDEVLELAIIVREGEALFKNPPINPVYNEISVNQHNTTQ; encoded by the coding sequence ATGACTAATCAATCAGATACCAAGGTGTTCCCGTTGATGCCGTTGCGGGACATCGTCATCTTCCCGCACATGGTGGCACCCCTGGTGGTGGGTCGAAAGCAGTCGATCCTGGCCCTTGAGGACGCCATGGAAAAGCGGACTGAGATCTTCCTCGTCACCCAACGAAAAGCCAGCGATGACGAGCCTGGCAGCGATGGCATCTACGAGGTCGGCACCCTGGCCAACGTCATGCAGCTGCTCCGTCTACCCGACGGCACCATCAAGGCGCTCATCGAGGGCAAGCGGCGGGCCCGGATCATCTCCCACCTGCCGCACGATCGCTTCATGCTGGTGGAGCTGCGCGAGTTGCCCGACGAACTCGAAGTCACTCCGGAAGTCACCGCCTACGAACGCGAACTACGCCGCTATTTCGAAGAGTTTGCGCTGATCAACAAGAAGATCGCCAAGGAAGTGGTCAAGTCGGTTCAGAATATCGACGACCCGCGCAAGCTGGTCCACGTGATCTGTGCCCACCTGCCCTTGAAGACCGAAGAAAAACAGCGGGTACTGGAAAGCGAGTCGCTGAAGATGCGGATGGAGATCATCCTCGACATCCTCAACCGGGAAATCGAGCTGTCCGAACTGGAAAAGGAGATCAACGCCCGGGTCAAGACCCGGATGGGCAAGACCCAGCGCAACTACTACCTGAGCGAGAAGGTCAAGGAAATCCAGAACGAGATGGGCCAAGGCGAAGACGGCATGGACGACATCGCCGAACTCGAAGAGGCGGTGCGCAAGAAGAAGCTGCCGCAGATCGCCCTGAGCAAGGTGACCAAGGAGCTGAAGAAACTGCGCAACATGCCGCCCATGTCGGCTGAGACCACGGTGGTGCGCAACTACATCGATTGCATCCTCAGCCTGCCCTGGAAAAAGAAGCTGAGAAGCGTCATCGACATCAACAAGGCCGAGAAAATTCTCGACGAAGACCATTACGGCCTGAAAAAGCCCAAAGAACGAATCCTCGAATACCTGGCCGTCCAGGCCCAGGTAAAAAAGATCAAGGGCCCCATTCTCTGTCTGGTGGGCCCGCCCGGGGTCGGCAAGACCTCCATCTGCCGCTCGGTGGCCCGGGCCCTGAACCGCAAGTTCGTCCGGCTCTCGCTCGGCGGCGTCCGGGATGAAGCTGAGATCAGGGGGCATCGTCGCACCTATATCGGCGCCATGCCGGGCAAGATTATCCAGTCCATGCAGCGGGCCGAGGTCTCCAACCCGGTCTTCTGCCTCGACGAAGTGGATAAGATGTCCATGGATTTTCGCGGCGATCCGTCCTCGGCCCTGCTCGAGGTCCTCGATCCTGAACAGAATTCAGCCTTCAACGACCATTATCTGGATATCGACTACGATCTCTCCGAGGTCTTCTTCATCACCACCGCCAACAATCTGCACGGCATCCCGGTGCCGCTGCAGGACCGCATGGAGATCATCCATCTGAGCGGCTATACCGAGGAGGAAAAGCAGAAGATCGCCGAAGGGTACCTGATCCCCAAACAGATCGAGGAAAACGGTTTCCGCAAGGGAGATATCTCGCTGACCGCCGGGGCGATTCTCGAGATCATCAGGCGTTACACCAAGGAGGCCGGCGTCCGTGATCTGGAGCGCAACATCTCCGCGATCTGCCGCAAGATCGCCCGGGATCGCTTGAAAAAGGGGGCCAAAGGCAAGAAATACCGACTTTCGGCGCAGACCGTGGGCAAGTATCTGGGCACGCCCAAGTACCGCTTCGGCCTGGCCGAGGAACAGGAGCGCATCGGCCTGTCCACCGGACTGGCCTGGACCGAGGTGGGCGGCGATCTGCTGCAGATCGAAACCACCTTGATGACCGGCTCCGGCAAATTGATCATCACCGGCAAGCTCGGTGACGTGATGCAGGAGAGCGCCCAGGCCGCGCTCAGCTACGTCCGTTCACGGGCGGAGCGGCTCGGCCTCGAGTCGGATTTCTACCAGAAGCTCGACATCCATGTCCATGTGCCGGAGGGCGCGATTCCCAAGGACGGCCCGTCCGCCGGGATCACCATCGCCACCTCGATCGTCTCGGCCCTGATCAAGAAACCGGTCAAGCACCACCTGGCCATGACCGGGGAGATCACGCTGCGCGGCCGGGTGCTGCCGATCGGCGGTCTCACCGAGAAGCTGTTGGCGGCCAAGCGGGGCAACATCACCGAGGTTCTCGTCCCCCGGGACAACGAGCGCAACCTCAACGATGTGCCGCTCAAGATCAGGAAAAAACTGAACATCACCCTGGTCGAACACATGGACGAAGTCCTTGAGTTGGCGATCATTGTCAGAGAAGGGGAGGCGTTGTTCAAAAACCCACCGATCAATCCGGTTTATAACGAGATTTCCGTCAATCAGCATAACACCACGCAGTGA
- a CDS encoding PilZ domain-containing protein, with protein sequence MSHSITSIVRAIKDSALAKLRITAANGEILHIDSIYKESESPSFFLVFAPHAFPKDAEVKQKCSVAISSGEDPITLTAVVESFKGDRSLEMRAVDTIDPVSLREYFRVTVSTPIHASFQPTEEDTRQRPWQAHGTTIDLSGTGVLAVFPIEFENKNNIFLDLTMPDGSQRVSCVGRVVRVKKLRKARYQIALHFEHISRKNRDIIITACLQEQRRQLRLRMESM encoded by the coding sequence GCGCGCCATCAAGGACAGCGCCCTGGCCAAGCTGAGGATCACCGCAGCAAACGGTGAAATCCTGCACATCGACAGTATTTACAAGGAATCCGAGTCGCCCTCCTTCTTTCTCGTCTTTGCCCCGCACGCCTTTCCCAAGGACGCCGAGGTCAAGCAGAAATGCTCGGTGGCCATCTCCTCGGGCGAGGACCCGATCACCCTGACGGCGGTCGTCGAATCGTTCAAGGGCGACCGCTCGCTGGAGATGCGGGCGGTGGACACCATCGACCCGGTCAGCCTGCGCGAGTATTTCCGGGTAACCGTCTCCACCCCGATCCACGCCTCCTTCCAGCCCACCGAGGAAGACACGCGGCAGCGGCCCTGGCAGGCGCACGGCACCACCATCGATCTCTCCGGCACCGGGGTGCTGGCCGTATTCCCCATCGAATTTGAAAACAAGAACAACATCTTTCTCGATCTCACCATGCCCGACGGCAGCCAGCGCGTCTCCTGCGTCGGCCGTGTGGTGCGGGTCAAGAAGTTGCGCAAGGCCCGGTACCAGATCGCCCTGCACTTCGAGCACATCAGCCGCAAGAACCGCGACATCATTATCACCGCCTGCCTCCAGGAGCAGCGCCGGCAACTCCGGCTGCGTATGGAAAGTATGTAG
- a CDS encoding methyl-accepting chemotaxis protein — protein MGFIKNLRIRSKIFSVCFILLLLMVLIGWGSARGMRMIDASLLEIFTVRLPSIDYLIEADRDLQQLLVAERSMIFAEFGSATYTRLLEEYHTNFKQSQERWDAFKALASTDQEKSIIDTHDRARREWEGSTGQVLAELGKNTEEGRRRAMELSLGETSDKFEQMRNQMDQLTEINLADARKANDAATATYRAARNLLLGTIIVGLIVGIALTWLITRSIVTPINAAIVNLRDIAEGEGDLTKRLPIVSNDEVGELARWFNTFIERLQEMIRRIADNSQTVGTSSRELSHISETLLSSAEETSQRAGNVATAAEEMSANLNNVAAAMEQSATNSNMVASAAEEMSSTINEIAENAERARGISTEAVTQAQGASEKMTALGEAANKIGRVTETITEISEQTNLLALNATIEAARAGEAGKGFAVVANEIKELAKQTASATLDIKKLIEDVQTMTHSTGGEIGRISEIIGNVNEIVGTIATAVEEQTATTSEIAANIAQASEGIQEVNENVNNSSTASVTISEDIATVSAAANSISKSSNDIKKSAGTLLERSSELNDIVARFKV, from the coding sequence ATGGGGTTCATCAAGAATTTGCGCATCAGATCGAAGATTTTTTCCGTTTGTTTCATCCTCCTGTTGCTCATGGTCCTGATCGGTTGGGGCTCGGCCCGCGGCATGCGGATGATCGACGCCTCCCTGCTGGAAATCTTCACCGTCCGTCTGCCCAGCATCGATTACCTGATCGAAGCGGATCGGGATCTTCAGCAGCTTCTGGTGGCGGAGCGATCGATGATCTTTGCCGAATTTGGCTCTGCCACCTACACCCGGCTACTCGAAGAATATCATACCAATTTCAAGCAGTCGCAGGAGCGCTGGGACGCCTTCAAGGCGCTCGCCTCCACCGACCAGGAGAAAAGCATCATCGACACCCATGACCGGGCCCGACGAGAGTGGGAGGGCTCCACCGGACAGGTGCTTGCCGAACTGGGCAAGAACACCGAGGAAGGACGGCGGCGGGCGATGGAGTTGTCCCTCGGCGAGACGAGCGACAAATTCGAACAGATGCGCAACCAGATGGATCAGCTGACCGAGATCAACCTGGCCGATGCCCGAAAGGCCAACGATGCGGCCACGGCGACCTATCGTGCGGCCCGCAACCTGCTGCTCGGCACCATCATCGTCGGCCTCATCGTCGGGATCGCCCTGACTTGGCTGATCACCCGTTCCATCGTTACGCCCATCAACGCGGCCATCGTCAATCTTCGAGACATTGCCGAGGGCGAGGGCGACCTGACCAAGCGATTGCCCATAGTGTCCAATGATGAAGTGGGGGAACTGGCCCGCTGGTTCAATACCTTCATCGAGCGGTTGCAGGAGATGATCAGGCGGATTGCCGACAACTCGCAGACCGTCGGCACCAGTTCCCGGGAGCTGTCACACATCTCGGAAACCCTGTTGTCCAGCGCCGAGGAGACATCGCAGCGGGCCGGCAACGTGGCGACCGCAGCGGAGGAAATGAGCGCCAACTTGAACAACGTGGCAGCCGCCATGGAGCAATCGGCCACCAATTCCAACATGGTGGCGTCGGCCGCCGAGGAAATGAGTTCGACCATCAACGAGATCGCCGAGAATGCCGAACGCGCCCGCGGCATCTCCACCGAGGCGGTGACGCAGGCCCAGGGGGCATCGGAAAAAATGACGGCCCTGGGCGAGGCCGCCAACAAGATCGGACGGGTCACCGAGACCATCACCGAGATCTCCGAACAGACCAACCTGCTGGCCCTCAACGCCACCATCGAGGCGGCGCGAGCCGGAGAGGCGGGCAAGGGGTTCGCGGTGGTGGCCAACGAGATCAAGGAATTGGCCAAACAGACGGCCAGCGCGACGCTGGATATCAAGAAGCTGATCGAGGACGTGCAGACGATGACCCACTCCACCGGCGGGGAGATCGGCCGGATCTCGGAGATCATCGGCAACGTCAACGAGATCGTCGGTACCATAGCCACGGCGGTGGAGGAACAGACGGCCACCACCAGCGAGATTGCCGCCAATATCGCCCAGGCCAGCGAGGGGATTCAAGAGGTGAACGAGAACGTCAACAACAGCTCCACCGCCTCGGTCACCATCTCCGAGGACATTGCCACGGTCTCGGCGGCGGCGAATAGCATCTCGAAAAGCAGCAACGACATCAAGAAAAGCGCCGGGACGCTTCTCGAACGCTCCTCCGAACTCAACGACATCGTGGCCCGGTTCAAGGTGTAG
- a CDS encoding tyrosine-type recombinase/integrase, whose amino-acid sequence MRRICAAAGVKPFGLHSIRHLTAIILVANNISLIETQQILRHKNLTTTQR is encoded by the coding sequence ATGCGACGGATCTGCGCCGCAGCCGGAGTAAAACCATTCGGCCTGCACAGCATCCGTCATTTGACTGCAATTATCTTGGTCGCGAACAATATCTCTCTGATCGAAACTCAACAAATCCTGAGACACAAGAACCTTACGACCACTCAGCGCTAG